In a genomic window of Staphylococcus taiwanensis:
- a CDS encoding peptidylprolyl isomerase: protein MTNYPQLNKEIQDNEIKVVMHTNKGDMTFKLFPDIAPKTVENFVTHAKNGYYDGITFHRVINDFMIQGGDPTATGMGGESIYGGSFEDEFSLEAFNLYGALSMANAGPNTNGSQFFVVQMKEVPETMVNQLVDGGWPEPIARAYADNGGTPWLDQKHTVFGQLIDGETTLEDIANTKVGAQDKPVHDVVIESIDVEDK from the coding sequence ATGACTAACTATCCACAGTTAAATAAAGAAATACAAGACAATGAAATTAAGGTTGTTATGCATACTAATAAAGGCGATATGACTTTCAAACTATTTCCAGATATCGCACCTAAAACAGTTGAAAATTTTGTGACACATGCAAAAAATGGTTACTATGATGGCATTACTTTCCACCGTGTCATTAACGATTTTATGATTCAAGGTGGTGACCCAACTGCAACAGGTATGGGTGGCGAGAGTATTTATGGTGGTTCTTTTGAAGATGAGTTCTCATTAGAAGCATTTAATTTATATGGTGCACTTTCAATGGCTAATGCTGGGCCAAACACTAATGGTTCACAATTTTTCGTTGTACAAATGAAAGAAGTGCCTGAAACAATGGTAAATCAATTAGTTGATGGTGGTTGGCCAGAACCTATCGCAAGAGCTTATGCGGATAATGGTGGTACACCTTGGTTAGATCAAAAACATACAGTTTTTGGACAATTAATCGATGGTGAAACTACATTAGAGGATATTGCCAACACTAAAGTAGGTGCACAAGATAAACCCGTTCATGATGTTGTCATTGAATCAATTGATGTAGAAGACAAATAG
- a CDS encoding NADH-dependent flavin oxidoreductase, whose product MNNKYEKLFETVKLPNGVELRNRFVLAPLTHISSNDDGTISDVEIPYIEKRSKDVGLAINAASNVNDIGKAFPGQPSVAHDSDLEGLKRLATAMKKNGAKALVQIHHGGAQALPNLTPNGDVVAPSPISLKSFGQQEEHDAREITPEEIEQTIKDFGEATRRVIEAGFDGVEIHGANHYLIHQFVSPYYNRRNDEWADHMKFPTAVIDEVLKVKEEHANKDFIVGYRLSPEEAESPGISMEITEQLINTITEKAIDYVHISLGDVHSETREGKYAGQERLKLIHQWVDGRMPVIGVGSVFTADDALEAVETTGSELIALGREILLDYHFVEKIKEGREDEIISYFDPNREDDHALPPKLWQQFNDGFYPLPRKDK is encoded by the coding sequence ATGAACAATAAATATGAGAAATTATTTGAAACAGTTAAATTACCAAATGGCGTTGAATTAAGAAATCGCTTCGTATTAGCACCACTTACACACATTTCGTCAAATGACGATGGTACAATTTCAGATGTGGAAATTCCATATATTGAAAAACGTTCGAAAGATGTAGGTTTAGCAATCAATGCTGCAAGTAATGTTAACGACATTGGTAAAGCTTTTCCTGGGCAACCATCTGTCGCACATGATTCAGACTTAGAAGGGTTAAAACGTTTAGCAACTGCTATGAAGAAGAACGGTGCTAAAGCACTAGTTCAAATCCATCATGGTGGGGCACAAGCATTACCGAATTTAACACCCAATGGCGATGTAGTGGCACCAAGTCCTATTTCATTAAAAAGTTTCGGTCAACAAGAAGAACATGATGCTAGAGAAATTACGCCAGAGGAAATAGAACAGACAATTAAAGATTTCGGTGAAGCAACGCGTCGCGTCATTGAAGCTGGATTTGATGGTGTGGAAATTCATGGCGCCAACCATTACTTAATTCATCAATTTGTTTCACCTTACTATAATAGAAGAAATGATGAATGGGCAGATCATATGAAATTCCCAACAGCTGTTATCGATGAAGTGCTTAAAGTGAAAGAAGAGCATGCTAATAAAGACTTTATTGTAGGATATAGATTATCACCCGAAGAAGCGGAATCACCTGGCATTTCAATGGAGATTACAGAACAGTTGATTAATACCATTACTGAAAAAGCAATTGATTATGTGCATATTTCATTAGGTGATGTGCATTCAGAAACACGTGAAGGTAAATATGCAGGTCAAGAACGCTTGAAATTAATTCATCAATGGGTTGATGGACGTATGCCTGTGATTGGCGTAGGTTCAGTATTTACTGCTGATGATGCACTTGAAGCAGTAGAAACAACAGGAAGCGAATTAATAGCGCTTGGTCGTGAAATATTATTAGACTATCATTTTGTTGAAAAAATTAAAGAAGGTAGAGAAGACGAAATTATTTCTTACTTTGATCCAAATCGTGAAGATGATCACGCTTTACCTCCAAAATTATGGCAACAATTTAACGATGGATTTTATCCATTACCACGTAAAGATAAATAA
- a CDS encoding Glu/Leu/Phe/Val dehydrogenase, translated as MTENNNLVTSTQSIIKEALHKLGFDDGMYDLIKEPLRFLQVRIPVRMDDGTVKTFTGYRAQHNDAVGPTKGGVRFHPEVDEEEVKALSMWMTLKCGIVNLPYGGGKGGILCDPRQMSIHEVERLSRGYVRAISQFVGPTKDIPAPDVFTNSQIMAWMMDEYSALDKFNSPGFITGKPIVLGGSQGRDRSTALGVVIAIEQAAKRRGKEIKGSRVVIQGFGNAGSFLAKFLYDMGAKVVGISDAYGALHDPEGLDIDYLLDRRDSFGTVTNLFDNTISNKELFELDCDILVPAAISNQITEDNANDIKADIVVEAANGPTTPEATRILSERGILLVPDVLASAGGVTVSYFEWVQNNQGYYWSEEEVNEKLREKLVDAFDTIYELAQNRKIDMRLAAYIVGIKRTAEAARYRGWA; from the coding sequence ATGACTGAGAATAATAATTTAGTGACTTCTACACAAAGTATCATTAAAGAAGCATTACACAAATTGGGATTTGACGATGGTATGTATGATTTAATTAAAGAACCATTAAGATTCTTACAAGTTCGTATCCCAGTACGTATGGATGATGGCACAGTTAAAACATTTACTGGTTATCGTGCACAACATAACGATGCTGTAGGTCCAACTAAAGGTGGAGTGCGTTTCCACCCAGAAGTAGACGAAGAAGAAGTTAAAGCATTGTCTATGTGGATGACTTTAAAATGCGGTATCGTTAATTTACCATATGGTGGTGGTAAAGGTGGTATCTTATGTGACCCACGTCAAATGAGTATTCATGAAGTTGAACGTTTATCAAGAGGATACGTACGTGCAATTTCTCAATTCGTAGGTCCAACTAAAGATATTCCTGCACCAGACGTATTTACAAACTCTCAAATTATGGCTTGGATGATGGATGAGTATAGTGCATTAGATAAATTTAACTCTCCAGGTTTCATTACAGGTAAACCAATCGTTTTAGGTGGTTCTCAAGGACGTGACCGTTCAACTGCATTGGGTGTAGTTATCGCAATTGAACAAGCTGCGAAACGTCGTGGTAAAGAAATTAAAGGCTCTCGTGTAGTAATCCAAGGCTTTGGTAACGCTGGTAGTTTCTTAGCTAAATTCTTATATGATATGGGTGCCAAAGTAGTAGGTATTTCAGATGCATATGGTGCATTACATGATCCAGAAGGATTAGATATCGATTATTTATTAGACCGTCGTGATAGTTTCGGTACGGTAACAAACTTATTTGATAATACAATTTCAAATAAAGAATTATTTGAATTAGATTGCGATATCTTAGTTCCAGCTGCAATTTCTAACCAAATCACAGAAGATAATGCGAATGATATTAAAGCAGATATCGTTGTTGAAGCGGCTAATGGTCCAACTACACCAGAAGCTACACGTATTTTATCTGAACGTGGCATTTTATTAGTGCCTGACGTACTAGCAAGTGCTGGTGGTGTAACAGTTTCTTACTTCGAGTGGGTACAAAACAATCAAGGTTACTACTGGTCAGAAGAAGAAGTTAATGAAAAATTACGTGAAAAATTAGTGGATGCATTCGATACAATCTATGAATTAGCGCAAAACAGAAAAATCGATATGCGATTAGCAGCATATATTGTTGGTATTAAACGTACTGCTGAAGCAGCACGTTATCGTGGTTGGGCATAA
- a CDS encoding DUF443 family protein: MLVAKVMGLHKRLKYRIINCDGKKYLIDLTNNWLTYILPMLNWYIPKKCTEISDEEIDELGLYRDKNDNNGLPFWRTIGISIICSLVINYIAHYFDINISDFLNTVICIVYAILLIAFHIYLYNKKKIKHINIARSNSKIIVIPKIKFQLLMITCYCMFGLFTFICLDMLIVYHIRNIHMLLLHAIYVFNDKHALYS; encoded by the coding sequence TTGCTTGTAGCAAAAGTAATGGGTCTGCACAAAAGACTTAAATATAGAATAATCAATTGTGATGGTAAAAAGTATTTAATAGATTTAACTAATAACTGGTTAACCTATATTTTACCTATGTTAAATTGGTATATCCCTAAGAAGTGTACAGAAATTAGTGATGAAGAAATTGATGAACTAGGTTTATATAGGGATAAAAATGACAATAATGGACTGCCATTTTGGCGTACTATAGGAATTTCTATAATTTGTAGTCTTGTTATAAATTATATTGCGCATTATTTTGATATAAATATTAGTGACTTTTTAAATACCGTCATTTGCATTGTGTATGCGATACTTTTAATTGCATTTCATATTTACTTATACAATAAAAAGAAAATCAAACATATTAATATAGCTAGAAGTAATTCTAAAATCATAGTGATTCCTAAAATTAAGTTTCAACTTCTTATGATAACGTGCTATTGTATGTTCGGATTATTTACTTTTATATGTCTCGATATGTTAATTGTGTATCATATACGAAATATACATATGTTACTTCTACATGCTATATATGTTTTCAATGATAAACATGCTTTGTATTCCTGA
- a CDS encoding kinase-associated lipoprotein B, with protein MLYRFSHKTGAYGVSIKEENDDQVLVQIEQVIKHPKQGDLHNPGQVEGVFFHERRALSHYEKRYATRSQLRDFNVEEMDYEASLQQAITKMENDLKQQDTEFAKLALNNLENLKNDYSIQYKQKFL; from the coding sequence ATGTTATATCGATTCTCACACAAGACAGGCGCTTATGGCGTATCTATTAAAGAGGAGAACGATGATCAAGTGCTCGTTCAAATCGAACAAGTTATTAAACACCCTAAACAAGGTGATTTACACAATCCTGGTCAAGTTGAAGGTGTTTTTTTTCATGAAAGACGTGCGTTAAGTCATTATGAAAAAAGATACGCCACACGTTCACAACTACGCGACTTTAACGTTGAAGAAATGGACTATGAAGCGTCATTACAACAAGCAATTACCAAAATGGAAAATGATTTAAAACAACAAGATACTGAGTTTGCAAAATTAGCACTCAATAACTTAGAAAATCTAAAAAATGACTACTCAATTCAATATAAACAAAAATTTTTATAA
- a CDS encoding S1 RNA-binding domain-containing protein: MNTHYKEGQHIKVRVTGIQPYGAFVETPDHTEGLIHISEIMDDYVHNLKKFLSEGQIVKAKILSIDDEGKLNLSLKDNDYFKNYERKKEKQSVLDEIKETEKYGFQTIEERLPVWIKQSKRAIRNN, encoded by the coding sequence TTGAATACTCACTATAAAGAAGGTCAGCATATTAAAGTGCGTGTGACTGGAATTCAACCGTATGGCGCTTTTGTTGAGACCCCTGACCATACTGAAGGACTAATCCACATTTCAGAAATCATGGATGATTATGTCCATAACTTAAAAAAATTTCTATCAGAAGGACAAATTGTTAAAGCGAAGATTTTATCAATTGATGATGAAGGAAAACTTAACTTGTCACTCAAAGATAATGATTACTTTAAGAATTACGAACGAAAAAAAGAAAAGCAGTCAGTATTAGATGAAATTAAAGAAACAGAAAAGTATGGGTTTCAAACGATTGAAGAACGCCTACCGGTCTGGATTAAGCAGTCTAAACGTGCGATTCGTAATAATTGA
- a CDS encoding ornithine--oxo-acid transaminase, with the protein MTKSEQIIELTNHYGAHNYVPLPIVVAEAEGIWVTDPEGNKYMDMLSAYSAVNQGHRHPKIIQALKDQADRVTLVSRAFHSDNLGEWYEKICKLAGKDKALPMNTGAEAVETALKAARRWAYDVKGLEPNKAEIIAFNGNFHGRTMAPVSLSSEAEYQRGYGPLLDGFRKVDFGDVDKLKEAINENTAAILVEPIQGEAGINIPPEGYLKAIRELCDEHNILFIADEIQAGLGRSGKLFATDWDNVKPDVYILGKALGGGVLPISVVLADNEVLDVFTPGSHGSTFGGNPLACAVSIAALDVILDEDLPGRSNELGEYFKSELQKINHPSIKEVRGRGLFIGVELHESARPFCEALKEKGLLCKETHDTVIRFAPPLVISKEELDDALDRIRSVFE; encoded by the coding sequence ATGACTAAGTCAGAACAAATTATCGAATTAACAAACCATTATGGAGCACATAACTATGTACCACTTCCAATCGTTGTAGCAGAAGCGGAAGGTATTTGGGTAACTGATCCAGAAGGTAATAAATATATGGATATGCTATCAGCTTATTCAGCTGTAAACCAAGGACATCGTCATCCTAAAATTATTCAAGCTTTAAAAGACCAAGCAGACAGAGTAACACTTGTTTCGCGTGCATTTCACAGTGATAATCTAGGGGAATGGTATGAAAAAATCTGTAAGTTAGCTGGTAAAGATAAAGCATTACCAATGAATACAGGTGCTGAAGCAGTTGAAACAGCATTAAAAGCTGCTCGACGTTGGGCTTATGATGTTAAAGGACTTGAACCTAATAAAGCTGAAATCATTGCGTTCAATGGTAACTTCCACGGTCGTACTATGGCACCAGTGTCATTGTCATCAGAAGCTGAATATCAACGTGGCTATGGTCCGTTATTAGATGGATTCCGTAAAGTTGATTTCGGAGATGTAGATAAATTAAAAGAAGCCATTAATGAAAATACAGCAGCTATTTTAGTTGAACCAATTCAAGGTGAAGCGGGTATTAATATTCCGCCAGAAGGTTACTTAAAAGCAATTAGAGAATTATGTGATGAACATAATATTTTATTCATTGCTGATGAAATTCAAGCAGGTTTAGGACGTTCAGGTAAATTATTTGCGACAGATTGGGATAACGTTAAACCTGACGTTTATATTTTAGGAAAAGCATTAGGCGGTGGTGTACTACCAATTTCAGTAGTTCTAGCGGACAATGAAGTGTTAGACGTATTTACACCAGGCTCACATGGTTCGACTTTTGGTGGTAACCCATTAGCATGTGCAGTTTCAATTGCGGCATTAGATGTCATTTTAGATGAAGATTTACCAGGTCGCTCAAATGAATTAGGTGAATACTTTAAATCTGAATTGCAAAAAATAAACCATCCTTCTATTAAAGAAGTTCGCGGTCGTGGTCTCTTTATTGGTGTTGAATTACATGAAAGTGCTAGACCATTCTGTGAAGCTTTAAAAGAAAAAGGTCTATTATGTAAAGAAACACATGACACTGTAATTCGTTTTGCTCCTCCTTTAGTTATTTCTAAAGAAGAATTAGATGATGCATTAGACAGAATTCGTAGTGTGTTTGAATAA